A genomic window from Lycium barbarum isolate Lr01 chromosome 4, ASM1917538v2, whole genome shotgun sequence includes:
- the LOC132638462 gene encoding L10-interacting MYB domain-containing protein-like isoform X1, whose amino-acid sequence MNIDKIMGKKATQEINIEKARWDAETTELFLNLCVEEIRAGNRPNTHFSRVGWSNLVQKFNDKTGKSYDKVKLKNKWDNLKLMWKDWDTLVGKETGLGWDCEKKTIQASSEWWIRKIKENPNVEKFREKGLQCRELMEMCFKDVVATGEHVWAPSSGILPDSILGSRWFQDEKEFEFDTPTSNEEVIVDDYLRSDTREGLDQINLEEPELFEKININESGNKTKKRKASSITTEKEKNKVSTGIMIAKSMEKIAEAVQFRAGMSVGPKNTPLDIQSVMNVVRNLPGIVVRSELWWKASMLLVKQPMREMFLAQKDPQSQLEWLEKIP is encoded by the exons ATGAATATTGACAAGATAATGGGTAAGAAAGCGACACAAGAAATCAATATTGAGAAGGCTAGATGGGATGCGGAGACAACAGAGTTGTTTTTAAATTTATGTGTGGAAGAAATTAGGGCTGGAAATCGTCCTAACACCCACTTCAGCAGAGTAGGATGGTCTAATTTGGTGCAGAAATTCAATGATAAGACTGGAAAAAGCTATGATAAGGTCAAATTGAAGAACAAATGGGATAATTTGAAACTTATGTGGAAAGACTGGGATACTCTTGTTGGAAAGGAGACTGGCTTAGGATGGGATTGCGAGAAAAAAACAATTCAAGCGAGTTCTGAATGGTGGATTAGGAAGATCAAG GAAAATCCAAATGTAGAAAAATTCAGAGAAAAAGGTTTACAATGTCGAGAGTTGATGGAAATGTGTTTTAAAGATGTTGTTGCTACCGGTGAGCATGTATGGGCGCCATCATCTGGGATTTTACCGGATAGCATACTTGGAAGTCGTTGGTTTCAAGATGAGAAAGAATTCGAGTTTGACACTCCAACGAGTAATGAAGAGGTTATTGTGGATGATTACTTAAGAAGTGACACAAGAGAAGGCTTGGATCAGATTAACCTAGAAGAACCAGAATTATTTGAAAAAATAAACATCAATGAAAGTGGTAACAAAACGAAAAAAAGAAAAGCATCATCAATTACAActgaaaaggaaaaaaacaaaGTCAGTACAGGTATAATGATCGCGAAATCAATGGAGAAAATTGCAGAAGCTGTGCAATTTCGTGCTGGAATGAGTGTGGGGCCAAAAAACACTCCACTCGATATTCAAAGTGTTATGAATGTTGTCCGTAACTTGCCTGGTATAGTTGTTCGTAGTGAACTATGGTGGAAAGCGAGTATGTTATTGGTCAAGCAACCAATGAGAGAAATGTTTTTAGCACAGAAAGACCCACAGTCACAATTGGAGTGGTTGGAAAAGATACCTTAA
- the LOC132637572 gene encoding protein ALP1-like, with amino-acid sequence MSLIKNNSDVEEVLIGDDDYDDDDVFDEVVDLASNGITRAIKYLLIFCLKTPCRTSLHTGFHFIKEVLEGHDKRCYEMFRMEKHIFLLLCKTLNEEYGLRPTRNMTVEEMVAMFLMMVGHGVGNRMIQERFQHSGETVSRHFHKVLLACLKLAMEIIRPKNPALSDVHTKLREDNRYWPYFRNCIGAIDGTHVACIVPSKDQIKYIGRKGFTSQNVMVVCDWDMCFTFVWPGWEGTAHDARIFDQALRRQDLNFSHPPTGNYYLVDSGYPTMLGYLGPYKGERYHLSDFGRNSSFRNPNEIFNFFHSSLRCTIERTFGVWKNRFSILRSMPSFKFHTQVHLVTTTMAIHNFIRRNSSTDVEFDHYANEDIMPELEEEGGHSDIHSEMQGTSTNAMELLRDQIRDDIISNSSHV; translated from the exons ATGTCATTGATTAAAAATAATAGCGACGTTGAAGAAGTTCTTAtaggtgatgatgattatgatgacgatgatgtgTTTGATGAGGTGGTTGATTTGGCAAGTAACGGTATAACTCGTGCAATAAAGTACTTATTGATATTTTGTTTGAAGACTCCATGCAGAACTTCTCTTCATACAGGTTTTCATTTCATTAAAGAGGTGCTTGAAGGGCATGATAAGCGTTGTTATGAGATGTTTAGAATGGAAAAACATATTTTCCTTCTCTTATGCAAAACGTTGAATGAAGAATATGGTTTAAGACCAACAAGAAACATGACCGTAGAGGAGATGGTTGCTATGTTCTTGATGATGGTAGGACATGGGGTTGGAAATCGAATGATTCAAGAACGATTCCAACATTCTGGAGAGACTGTTAGCAGACATTTTCATAAGGTTTTACTAGCATGTTTGAAATTGGCTATGGAAATCATTAGGCCAAAAAATCCAGCTCTTTCAGATGTTCACACTAAATTAAGAGAAGATAATAGGTATTGGCCATATTTTAGAAATTGCATTGGAGCTATAGATGGCACACATGTAGCTTGTATTGTTCCTTCGAAGGATCAAATAAAATACATCGGTAGGAAAGGCTTCACTTCCCAAAACGTAATGGTTGTATGTGATTGGGACATGTGCTTTACATTTGTATGGCCTGGGTGGGAAGGTACTGCACATGATGCTAGAATATTTGATCAAGCACTCAGAAGACAAGATCTTAACTTTTCACATCCTCCAACAG GTAACTATtatttagtggattcaggatatCCAACAATGTTGGGCTACTTAGGACCATATAAGGGTGAACGTTATCATCTTTCTGACTTTGGACGTAATTCAAGTTTCAGAAATCCAAATGAGATTTTCAATTTTTTCCACTCTAGTTTGAGATGTACAATTGAAAGAACTTTTGGGGTTTGGAAAAATAGGTTTTCTATTTTACGTTCAATGCCATCGTTCAAGTTTCACACTCAGGTTCATCTTGTTACAACTACAATGGCTATACATAATTTCATACGAAGAAATTCTTCCACTGATGTTGAGTTCGACCATTATGCAAATGAAGACATTATGCCAGAGCTTGAGGAAGAAGGAGGACATTCAGACATTCATTCAGAAATGCAAGGCACGTCTACTAATGCTATGGAGCTTTTGCGTGATCAAATTAGGGATGATATCATTAGCAACTCTTCTCATGTATAA
- the LOC132638462 gene encoding L10-interacting MYB domain-containing protein-like isoform X2: MGKKATQEINIEKARWDAETTELFLNLCVEEIRAGNRPNTHFSRVGWSNLVQKFNDKTGKSYDKVKLKNKWDNLKLMWKDWDTLVGKETGLGWDCEKKTIQASSEWWIRKIKENPNVEKFREKGLQCRELMEMCFKDVVATGEHVWAPSSGILPDSILGSRWFQDEKEFEFDTPTSNEEVIVDDYLRSDTREGLDQINLEEPELFEKININESGNKTKKRKASSITTEKEKNKVSTGIMIAKSMEKIAEAVQFRAGMSVGPKNTPLDIQSVMNVVRNLPGIVVRSELWWKASMLLVKQPMREMFLAQKDPQSQLEWLEKIP; the protein is encoded by the exons ATGGGTAAGAAAGCGACACAAGAAATCAATATTGAGAAGGCTAGATGGGATGCGGAGACAACAGAGTTGTTTTTAAATTTATGTGTGGAAGAAATTAGGGCTGGAAATCGTCCTAACACCCACTTCAGCAGAGTAGGATGGTCTAATTTGGTGCAGAAATTCAATGATAAGACTGGAAAAAGCTATGATAAGGTCAAATTGAAGAACAAATGGGATAATTTGAAACTTATGTGGAAAGACTGGGATACTCTTGTTGGAAAGGAGACTGGCTTAGGATGGGATTGCGAGAAAAAAACAATTCAAGCGAGTTCTGAATGGTGGATTAGGAAGATCAAG GAAAATCCAAATGTAGAAAAATTCAGAGAAAAAGGTTTACAATGTCGAGAGTTGATGGAAATGTGTTTTAAAGATGTTGTTGCTACCGGTGAGCATGTATGGGCGCCATCATCTGGGATTTTACCGGATAGCATACTTGGAAGTCGTTGGTTTCAAGATGAGAAAGAATTCGAGTTTGACACTCCAACGAGTAATGAAGAGGTTATTGTGGATGATTACTTAAGAAGTGACACAAGAGAAGGCTTGGATCAGATTAACCTAGAAGAACCAGAATTATTTGAAAAAATAAACATCAATGAAAGTGGTAACAAAACGAAAAAAAGAAAAGCATCATCAATTACAActgaaaaggaaaaaaacaaaGTCAGTACAGGTATAATGATCGCGAAATCAATGGAGAAAATTGCAGAAGCTGTGCAATTTCGTGCTGGAATGAGTGTGGGGCCAAAAAACACTCCACTCGATATTCAAAGTGTTATGAATGTTGTCCGTAACTTGCCTGGTATAGTTGTTCGTAGTGAACTATGGTGGAAAGCGAGTATGTTATTGGTCAAGCAACCAATGAGAGAAATGTTTTTAGCACAGAAAGACCCACAGTCACAATTGGAGTGGTTGGAAAAGATACCTTAA